One segment of Ziziphus jujuba cultivar Dongzao chromosome 12, ASM3175591v1 DNA contains the following:
- the LOC107404528 gene encoding putative pentatricopeptide repeat-containing protein At1g13630: MLYHLLRWNNRLHFTQKSRTLAPLTSLIFTKPSVSAAKLDDEPLVQNPRDTVSEILAGLKSLGLRRFVCGQYFKTLVPTLNQPQVDLIVDSLRIENPDSALDFFDLLKNVYGFRHSRVSRFVVSHVLASKRRFNGLRFVIKQMVDEEGSGSAHSLCELLLNRFLGWDANNVVWDVLAFGYSKSEMVRDALFVLAKMKDLNLDISISTYNCLLYNLRHTDFMWDVYDQIKVSGTPQNEYTSSILIDGLCKQSRLKDAILFLRNTAQKEPGPSVVSFNTIMSSCCKIGFVDVAKSYFCMMFKNGIVPDSYSYNILIHGLCIAGSMKEALEFTNDMEKHGLEPNIVTYNILTKGFYLLGLMDGARMVIQKMLLKGMNPDHATYTILICGHCYEGNIKEALKLRNEMLSRGIHLSVILYSILLSSLCKSSQVEEALRLLYEMEIFGLKPDFITYSIVIHGLCKQGDVQRASQLYQEMCLKLIFPNNFAPRAVLLGLCEKGIILEAREYFDTLTRRNLMDDIVLYNIMIDGYVKHGDTAEAVHLYKHLIEKGITPSIVTINTLIYGFCKTGKLAEAQNLFLTIKPLGLVPSVVTYTIMINAYCEEGNMQGMLDLFHEMEAKGVAPTHVTYTVVIKGLCKQRKLKEAFQLIEDMYAKGLIPDQIIYNIIIKYFCEVQDFGKAFQLHKEMLHNLEPIPSTYNVLINGLCVYGKLKDADDLMVYLENHNVRLTKVAYTTLIKAHCAKGEVFRAVELFHRMVEKGFEISIRDYSAVINRLCRRSLLRETRQFLHMMLSKGISPDQELCEVMLKAFHQDGDLNSVLELVAKMIKSGFFLD; encoded by the exons atgCTCTACCACCTCCTTCGATGGAACAATCGCCTTCATTTCACACAAAAATCTCGAACCCTAGCTCCCCTCACTTCCCTCATCTTCACTAAGCCCTCTGTCTCCGCCGCTAAGCTCGATGACGAGCCCTTGGTCCAAAACCCTAGAGACACCGTTTCTGAAATCCTTGCCGGTTTGAAGAGCTTGGGTTTGAGAAGGTTTGTCTGTGGGCAATATTTCAAAACCCTTGTACCTACGTTGAATCAACCTCAGGTGGATTTGATTGTCGATAGCTTGAGAATTGAGAACCCAGATTCTGCTTTGGATTTCTTCGATTTATTGAAGAATGTGTACGGGTTTCGTCATTCCAGGGTTTCGAGATTCGTCGTTTCTCATGTTTTAGCTTCGAAAAGGCGGTTCAATGGCTTGCGCTTCGTCATAAAGCAAATGGTGGATGAGGAAG GCTCTGGTTCTGCTCATTCACTCTGTGAGCTGCTCCTGAATAGATTTCTGGGCTGGGATGCGAATAATGTTGTATGGGATGTGCTGGCATTTGGGTATTCAAAATCTGAGATGGTTCGTGATGCCCTTTTTGTTCTTGCTAAGATGAAAGATCTGAACCTGGATATCTCAATATCAACCTATAACTGTCTGTTGTACAACTTGAGGCACACAGATTTCATGTGGGATGTATATGATCAAATAAAAGTCAGTGGAACTCCTCAGAATGAATACACCAGTTCCATACTTATAGATGGCTTATGCAAGCAATCCAGGTTAAAAGATGCCATTTTGTTTCTGAGGAATACGGCACAGAAGGAGCCTGGACCTTCTGTTGTTTCATTCAATACCATCATGTCAAGTTGCTGTAAAATTGGTTTTGTGGATGTTGCAAAGTCTTACTTCTGTATGATGTTCAAGAATGGAATTGTTCCTGATTCATACAGTTACAATATTCTTATTCATGGGCTCTGTATAGCAGGTTCAATGAAGGAAGCATTGGAGTTCACAAATGACATGGAGAAGCATGGGCTAGAGCCCAACATAGTAACCTACAACATTCTTACTAAAGGGTTTTATTTACTTGGTCTGATGGATGGGGCTCGGATGGTCATTCAGAAAATGTTGCTTAAAGGAATGAATCCAGATCATGCTACTTATACAATTCTGATATGTGGTCATTGTTACGAAGGCAATATCAAGGAAGCCCTTAAGTTGCGGAATGAGATGCTTTCACGGGGTATCCATTTGAGTGTTATTTTATACAGTATATTGCTTAGCAGTTTGTGTAAAAGCAGTCAGGTTGAAGAAGCATTGAGATTGCTTTATGAAATGgaaatatttggcttgaaaccTGATTTTATAACGTATTCTATCGTAATTCATGGCCTCTGCAAGCAAGGAGATGTCCAAAGGGCTAGTCAACTGTACCAGGAAATGTGCTTGAAACTAATCTTTCCCAATAATTTTGCACCTCGTGCTGTTTTGTTGGGTCTATGTGAGAAGGGGATTATACTTGAAGCAAGAGAGTATTTCGATACTCTAACAAGAAGGAACCTGATGGATGATATTGTCTTGTATAATATTATGATTGATGGATATGTGAAACATGGTGATACTGCTGAGGCTGTACATTTATACAAACATTTAATTGAAAAAGGTATTACTCCAAGTATAGTCACTATCAATACTCTTATTTATGGATTCTGCAAAACTGGCAAACTAGCTGAGGCTCAGAACCTCTTCCTCACAATCAAACCACTTGGACTGGTGCCAAGTGTGGTAACTTATACTATTATGATCAATGCCTACTGTGAAGAGGGAAACATGCAAGGCATGCTTGATCTCTTTCATGAGATGGAAGCAAAGGGTGTGGCACCGACTCATGTAACTTATACTGTAGTTATTAAAGGACTCTGCAAACAGAGGAAGCTTAAAGAAGCTTTTCAGTTGATTGAGGATATGTATGCTAAGGGTCTAATTCCAGATCAGATCATATATAACATCATCATTAAGTATTTCTGTGAAGTTCAGGATTTTGGCAAAGCTTTTCAGTTACATAAAGAGATGTTGCATAATCTCGAGCCAATTCCTTCTACATATAACGTTCTCATCAATGGTCTTTGTGTATATGGTAAACTTAAGGATGCTGATGATCTAATGGTTTATCTTGAAAACCACAATGTCAGATTGACAAAAGTTGCTTATACTACACTAATAAAAGCACATTGTGCAAAGGGTGAGGTATTTAGGGCGGTGGAACTCTTCCATCGAATGGTGGAGAAAGGATTTGAAATCTCAATAAGAGATTATAGTGCGGTAATTAATAGATTGTGCAGAAGGAGTCTGCTAAGAGAAACAAGACAATTTTTGCACATGATGTTATCCAAAGGCATTTCCCCGGATCAAGAACTTTGTGAGGTGATGCTTAAGGCTTTCCATCAAGATGGTGATCTCAATTCAGTATTGGAGCTTGTTGCCAAGATGATCAAATCTGGATTTTTTCTTGATTAA
- the LOC107404532 gene encoding UDP-glycosyltransferase 89A2, with amino-acid sequence MSTGSNGKPHILVFPFPAQGHLPPLLDLTHQLSLKDLTITILITPKNLPSLTPLLSLHPNIQTLILPFPSHPKVPPGVENVKDLGNHGTVPVICAMANLQEPIIQWFESHPNPPVAILSDFFLGWTLQLAKRIKVPRFTFFSSGAFLSCILHYCWRNPGTYLGRPVVDFPDLPNSPSFREDNIPSTFRRYTESDPEMQIMRNGMIANTESSGVVFNSFDALEGVYFHHLRTRIGLPRVYGVGPLSLLGVAAHSSNRVNPNDNSGLGSETLGWLDGCPAGSVLYVCFGSQKLLNRQQMEALASGLEQSRTRFVWVVKTGTEQQVKDGYGAVPDGFEERVGGRGLVIRTWAPQVPILSHRAVGVFLSHCGWNSTLEGIVAGVMILAWPMEADQFVDAMLLVEDMGVAVKVCEGADGVPDSAELAKAIAESMSLDAPQKVKAKELKEKALEAVKEGGSSLKDLDKFVKELEQLIVT; translated from the coding sequence ATGTCGACCGGCAGCAATGGCAAGCCTCACATCCTAGTCTTCCCTTTCCCAGCACAAGGCCATCTTCCCCCACTTCTCGATCTAACCCACCAACTTTCCCTCAAAGACCTCACCATTACCATCTTAATCACCCCCAAAAACCTCCCTTCTCTAACCCCACTACTTTCTCTTCATCCAAACATCCAAACCCTAATCCTCCCTTTCCCTTCCCACCCAAAAGTACCTCCAGGAGTCGAAAACGTCAAGGACCTTGGAAACCACGGCACGGTTCCCGTAATCTGCGCCATGGCAAACCTCCAAGAACCCATTATCCAGTGGTTCGAGTCCCACCCTAACCCACCCGTTGCCATCCTTTCAGATTTCTTTCTCGGCTGGACTCTGCAATTGGCCAAGAGAATCAAAGTTCCCAGATTCACTTTCTTCTCCTCCGGTGCTTTCCTTTCCTGTATCCTCCACTACTGCTGGCGTAACCCAGGTACATACCTCGGTCGGCCGGTCGTCGATTTCCCTGATCTGCCCAACTCGCCGTCGTTCAGGGAAGACAATATTCCTTCCACATTCCGGCGATACACTGAATCCGATCCCGAGATGCAGATCATGAGGAATGGCATGATCGCAAATACTGAGAGTTCTGGTGTCGTTTTTAACAGCTTCGATGCGTTGGAGGGCGTGTATTTTCACCATTTGAGGACGAGGATCGGCCTCCCTCGGGTATATGGAGTCGGCCCGTTGAGCTTACTTGGTGTGGCGGCTCACAGTTCAAATCGGGTCAACCCAAATGATAATTCGGGTTTGGGTTCGGAAACTCTAGGTTGGCTCGATGGGTGTCCGGCTGGCTCTGTGCTGTACGTTTGCTTTGGGAGTCAGAAGCTGTTAAACAGGCAACAAATGGAGGCTTTGGCTTCCGGGTTGGAACAGAGCAGGACCCGGTTCGTTTGGGTCGTGAAAACGGGTACGGAGCAGCAAGTGAAGGACGGGTATGGAGCTGTCCCGGATGGGTTTGAAGAAAGGGTGGGTGGGAGAGGGTTGGTTATAAGGACGTGGGCCCCACAGGTGCCGATACTGAGTCACCGAGCGGTGGGTGTGTTTCTGAGTCACTGTGGATGGAACTCGACCCTGGAAGGGATAGTGGCTGGGGTGATGATACTGGCTTGGCCAATGGAGGCTGACCAGTTTGTGGATGCGATGCTTTTAGTGGAGGACATGGGTGTGGCAGTGAAGGTCTGTGAAGGTGCTGATGGAGTTCCTGACTCGGCCGAGTTGGCAAAGGCAATCGCTGAGTCAATGAGTTTGGATGCGCCACAGAAAGTGAAAGCTAAAGAACTGAAGGAAAAGGCTTTGGAAGCTGTGAAAGAAGGTGGGAGTTCATTAAAGGATTTGGATAAGTTTGTTAAAGAGTTGGAGCAACTCATCGTGACTTAG
- the LOC107429124 gene encoding UDP-glycosyltransferase 89A2: MSKGQPHILVFPFPAQGHLLPLLDLTHQLSLRNLTITILVTPKNLSSLNQLLSLHPNNIQTLILPFPPHPNLPPGVENARDVGNHGHIPIINALSNLQEHIIQWFHSHPNPPIAIVSDFFLGWTLRLAHRINIPRISFFSSGAFSCSLLQYCWNNLNDVRGLPVVCFEDFPNSPSFKEQHLPTIFRRYVMGGNDPELQMVKDGMIANIESWGGIFNSFDELDGQYFDYLRTTIGLRRVYGVGPLSLIGVSESSKRVDPNIDSGSGSEILGWLDGCSDGSVLYVCFGSQKVLSRKQMEALASGLEQSKTKFVWVVKTGTDQEVENGYGVVPDGFEEKVAGRGLVVKKWAPQVQILNHRAVSGFLSHCGWNSTLEGIVAGVLILAWPMEAEQFVNVRLLVEDLGMAVKVCEGGDGVPDSAELGKVIAETMSLDAPQRLKVKEVRDKAFAAVNEGGSSCTGLDQLVRELHQLKNYNKQ; this comes from the coding sequence ATGTCCAAAGGCCAGCCACACATCCTGGTATTCCCTTTCCCAGCACAAGGCCATTTACTCCCACTTCTCGATCTAACCCACCAACTCTCTCTCCGAAACCTAACCATCACCATCTTAGTCACCCCAAAAAACCTCTCTTCTCTCAACCAACTTCTTTCCCTCCACCCAAACAACATCCAAACCCTAATCCTTCCATTTCCTCCCCACCCGAACCTGCCTCCCGGTGTCGAAAACGCCAGAGACGTCGGAAACCACGGACATATTCCCATCATCAACGCCTTGTCCAACCTCCAAGAACATATTATCCAGTGGTTCCACTCCCATCCTAACCCACCTATTGCCATCGTCTCTGATTTCTTCCTCGGTTGGACTCTTCGACTCGCCCACCGGATTAACATTCCCAGGATAAGTTTCTTCTCCTCCGGTGCTTTCTCCTGCTCTCTCCTTCAGTACTGCTGGAACAATTTGAACGATGTTCGCGGTTTACCAGTCGTCTGCTTCGAAGACTTTCCGAACTCGCCGTCGTTCAAGGAACAGCATCTTCCGACCATATTCCGACGATACGTGATGGGCGGAAACGATCCGGAGTTGCAGATGGTTAAGGATGGCATGATTGCAAATATTGAAAGTTGGGGTGGCATTTTCAACAGCTTCGATGAGCTGGATGGTCAATACTTTGACTATCTGAGGACGACAATCGGCCTCCGTCGGGTATATGGAGTGGGCCCGTTGAGCTTAATCGGCGTATCCGAAAGTTCGAAACGGGTCGACCCGAATATTGATTCGGGTTCGGGTTCTGAAATTCTGGGTTGGCTTGATGGGTGCTCGGATGGATCCGTGCTCTACGTTTGCTTTGGGAGTCAGAAAGTTTTAAGCAGGAAACAAATGGAAGCTTTGGCTTCGGGTCTTGAACAGAGCAAGACCAAATTCGTTTGGGTAGTGAAAACGGGCACGGATCAAGAGGTGGAAAACGGGTATGGAGTGGTACCAGATGGGTTTGAAGAAAAGGTTGCTGGAAGAGGATTGGTTGTAAAGAAGTGGGCTCCACAGGTGCAGATACTGAATCACCGAGCTGTGAGTGGGTTTCTGAGTCACTGTGGATGGAACTCGACGCTTGAAGGGATAGTAGCTGGGGTGCTGATACTGGCTTGGCCAATGGAGGCTGAACAGTTTGTGAATGTCAGGCTTTTGGTGGAGGACTTGGGAATGGCAGTGAAGGTCTGTGAAGGAGGTGATGGAGTGCCTGACTCAGCCGAGTTGGGAAAGGTGATTGCTGAGACAATGAGTTTGGATGCTCCTCAAAGATTGAAAGTGAAAGAGGTCAGGGACAAGGCTTTTGCAGCTGTTAATGAAGGTGGGAGTTCATGCACAGGTTTAGATCAGCTTGTCAGAGAATTACACcaacttaaaaattataataaacaataa